A part of Ziziphus jujuba cultivar Dongzao chromosome 8, ASM3175591v1 genomic DNA contains:
- the LOC107414934 gene encoding protein RESPONSE TO LOW SULFUR 3, with amino-acid sequence MGVIKQNVDGEELRKRNEELESELKKSLEREEKMRAELQKAWHRLRIAEEAEERLCSQLGELEAESVDQARSYHGRIVTLMDQLSQAQQLLQASSPISKTNSSNKLRLRS; translated from the coding sequence ATGGGGGTGATCAAGCAAAATGTTGATGGAGAAGAGCTGAGGAAGAGGAACGAAGAGCTCGAGAGCGAGCTCAAGAAGAGTCTGGAAAGGGAGGAAAAGATGAGAGCTGAGTTGCAGAAAGCCTGGCATCGTCTTCGGATCGCCGAGGAAGCAGAGGAACGGCTCTGTTCTCAGCTCGGTGAGCTCGAAGCCGAATCCGTCGATCAGGCTCGTTCTTACCATGGACGAATCGTCACCCTTATGGACCAGCTCTCACAGGCTCAACAACTCCTTCAGGCTTCTTCGCCGATTTCCAAGACTAATTCCTCCAATAAATTGCGGTTGCGATCATGA
- the LOC107414927 gene encoding uncharacterized protein LOC107414927 isoform X2 yields the protein MDLLPCPFCNLNVPSSQLQWHANNHFEDEQEQQQLDTDLELAQQLALASPSPPPPSQEQQQLDTDLELAQQLALSPPSPPPPSQKSQMVSDLRSEMGWYDGNCGTHEKIACLIALQTRSNFYRIEGGLMTLLRNCLELEAEDTTSILSGYVDHFQSIESEDVGWGCGWRNIQMLSSHLLMQRQEAREVLFGGSGFIPDIPSLQRWLEIAWEKGFDVAGSEQFGNRIYGLKKWIGTTECAALFRSFGFLAVIVDFGPKEYESLYPCDPSSSSGAEVKRIYNGGKKKAVKVHGPMDRYLLQRNCDIDQAFSCGNEMSTYSGRGNTLPTKSEGQHVLTDWVWNYFSDKSSVKSYNRHVILSEKTFYEQTFVLST from the exons ATGGATTTGTTGCCTTGCCCGTTCTGCAACCTCAACGTTCCCTCCTCCCAACTCCAATG GCATGCAAACAACCACTTCGAGGATGAGCAGGAACAGCAGCAACTGGATACCGACTTGGAGTTGGCCCAACAACTTGCTTTGGCCTCTCCTTCACCCCCACCTCCATCTCAG GAACAGCAGCAACTGGATACCGACTTGGAGTTGGCCCAACAACTTGCCTTGTCCCCTCCTTCACCCCCACCTCCATCTCAG AAAAGCCAAATGGTCAGTGACTTGCGATCCGAAATGGGTTGGTATGATGGAAACTGTGGTACTCATGAAAAGATAGCTTGCTTGATTGCTTTACAGACTAGAAGCAACTTTTACAGAATTGAAGGTGGTTTGATGACCTTGTTGAGAAACTGTTTGGAATTAGAAGCTGAAGATACAACCAGTATTTTATCGGGTTATGTTGACCATTTCCAGAGCATTGAATCTGAGGATGTTGGGTGGGGTTGTGGATGGCGTAACATCCAAATGCTTAGCTCACACCTGCTTATGCAAAGGCAAGAAGCTCGGGAGGTTTTGTTTGGTGGGTCTGGATTCATTCCTGATATTCCATCACTCCAGAGATGGCTTGAGATTGCTTGGGAAAAGGGCTTTGATGTGGCCGGCTCAGAGCAATTTGGTAACAGAATTTATGGTTTGAAAAAATGGATTGGAACTACTGAATGTGCTGCTCTATTCCGTTCTTTTGGGTTCCTAGCAGTGATAGTGGATTTTGGTCCTAAGGAATATGAATCACTCTATCCTTGTGATCCTAGTTCGAGTTCTGGGGCAGAGGTAAAGAGAATATATAATGGAGGGAAGAAGAAAGCCGTTAAGGTTCATGGACCAATGGATAGATATCTTTTGCAAAGGAATTGTGATATTGACCAAGCTTTTTCCTGTGGGAATGAAATGTCTACTTATTCTGGTAGGGGAAATACTTTACCAACAAAAAGTGAAGGCCAGCACGTTCTTACTGATTGGGTCTGGAACTACTTTTCTGATAAAAGCTCAGTAAAATCTTATAACCGTCATGTAATTTTGAGTGAGAAAAC CTTTTATGAGCAGACCTTTGTACTTTCAACATGA
- the LOC107414927 gene encoding uncharacterized protein LOC107414927 isoform X1: protein MDLLPCPFCNLNVPSSQLQWHANNHFEDEQEQQQLDTDLELAQQLALASPSPPPPSQEQQQLDTDLELAQQLALSPPSPPPPSQKSQMVSDLRSEMGWYDGNCGTHEKIACLIALQTRSNFYRIEGGLMTLLRNCLELEAEDTTSILSGYVDHFQSIESEDVGWGCGWRNIQMLSSHLLMQRQEAREVLFGGSGFIPDIPSLQRWLEIAWEKGFDVAGSEQFGNRIYGLKKWIGTTECAALFRSFGFLAVIVDFGPKEYESLYPCDPSSSSGAEVKRIYNGGKKKAVKVHGPMDRYLLQRNCDIDQAFSCGNEMSTYSGRGNTLPTKSEGQHVLTDWVWNYFSDKSSVKSYNRHVILSEKTPLYFQHDGHSRTIVGIQVRHQRNGMQQYSLLVLDPGHRTVTLERSLREKAGWQTYIKRGVHTLRKQQYQLCYIDPGIASGRDIELLKTIDSAFIEL, encoded by the exons ATGGATTTGTTGCCTTGCCCGTTCTGCAACCTCAACGTTCCCTCCTCCCAACTCCAATG GCATGCAAACAACCACTTCGAGGATGAGCAGGAACAGCAGCAACTGGATACCGACTTGGAGTTGGCCCAACAACTTGCTTTGGCCTCTCCTTCACCCCCACCTCCATCTCAG GAACAGCAGCAACTGGATACCGACTTGGAGTTGGCCCAACAACTTGCCTTGTCCCCTCCTTCACCCCCACCTCCATCTCAG AAAAGCCAAATGGTCAGTGACTTGCGATCCGAAATGGGTTGGTATGATGGAAACTGTGGTACTCATGAAAAGATAGCTTGCTTGATTGCTTTACAGACTAGAAGCAACTTTTACAGAATTGAAGGTGGTTTGATGACCTTGTTGAGAAACTGTTTGGAATTAGAAGCTGAAGATACAACCAGTATTTTATCGGGTTATGTTGACCATTTCCAGAGCATTGAATCTGAGGATGTTGGGTGGGGTTGTGGATGGCGTAACATCCAAATGCTTAGCTCACACCTGCTTATGCAAAGGCAAGAAGCTCGGGAGGTTTTGTTTGGTGGGTCTGGATTCATTCCTGATATTCCATCACTCCAGAGATGGCTTGAGATTGCTTGGGAAAAGGGCTTTGATGTGGCCGGCTCAGAGCAATTTGGTAACAGAATTTATGGTTTGAAAAAATGGATTGGAACTACTGAATGTGCTGCTCTATTCCGTTCTTTTGGGTTCCTAGCAGTGATAGTGGATTTTGGTCCTAAGGAATATGAATCACTCTATCCTTGTGATCCTAGTTCGAGTTCTGGGGCAGAGGTAAAGAGAATATATAATGGAGGGAAGAAGAAAGCCGTTAAGGTTCATGGACCAATGGATAGATATCTTTTGCAAAGGAATTGTGATATTGACCAAGCTTTTTCCTGTGGGAATGAAATGTCTACTTATTCTGGTAGGGGAAATACTTTACCAACAAAAAGTGAAGGCCAGCACGTTCTTACTGATTGGGTCTGGAACTACTTTTCTGATAAAAGCTCAGTAAAATCTTATAACCGTCATGTAATTTTGAGTGAGAAAAC ACCTTTGTACTTTCAACATGATGGACATTCTAGAACCATTGTGGGAATTCAAGTCAGACATCAACGAAATGGGATGCAGCAATACAGTCTCTTAGTTTTAGACCCGGGTCAT AGAACAGTGACTCTGGAAAGATCACTTAGAGAAAAAGCAGGATGGCAGACGTATATAAAAAGAGGGGTTCACACACTGAGAAAGCAACAGTATCAg CTGTGTTATATTGATCCTGGAATTGCTAGTGGGAGAGATATTGAGCTGCTCAAGACAATTGATAGTGCCTTCATTGAACTTTAG
- the LOC107414909 gene encoding ABC transporter B family member 19, with the protein MELTRSKPQDELMQVGEDKQVSKDKKKKLNNTVETMPFHKLLSYADAFDWTLMALGTLGSVVHGMALPLGYLLLGKALDAYGDNIKNTDGMVDALYKVVPYVWYMAFATFPAGVLEIGCWMYASERQLVRLRLAYLRSVLSQEIGAFDTDLTSGKIISGVSNHMSVIQDAIGEKLGHFMASISTFFAGIVIAAICSWEVALLTFLVVPVILLIGATYTKKMNTISAAKMLYQSEATFIVEQQAISQIKTVYAFVGENSAIKSFSHCMEKQFSLSRVEALIKGVGTGMFQTVTFCSWAIIIWVGAVLVTEKRAKGGDTLAAVMSILFGAIALTYAAPDLQIFNQAKAAGNEVFKVIQRKPVISYEAQGKTIERVEGNIEIQNIYFSYPSRPGKAVLESFSLSIPAGKTVALVGSSGCGKSTIISLVARFYDPSKGKILIDNHDIKDLDLKFVRKNIGAVSQEPSLFSGTIKDNLKVGNMDADDKQIQEAAEMANAYTFISQLPDQYSTEVGQRGVQLSGGQKQRIAIARAILKNPPILTLDEATSALDSESEKLVQNALEKAMQGRTVILIAHRLSTVINADMIAVVENGQVTQTGTHHDLLETSIFYKNLFNMQNLNQVSETRVSNPSEEPENSQHEVSSEKDIGQSKESIDPAKTIITKQPKQEKQERQRKTAILFRIWFAMRKKELVKIAFGSFAAAFSGISKPFFGYFIITIGVAYYGNNARREVGLYSIIFSMIGLLSLFSHTLQHYFFGVVGEKAMTNLRRALYSGVLCNEIAWFEKPENRIGLLTSRIISDTSMVKTVIADRMAVIVQCISSILIATIVSMVVNWRMSLVAWAVMPCHFIGGLIQAKSAKGFSGDSAASHYELVALVSESATNIRTIASFCHEDHILKKAKISLEKPKRKSRKESLKYGIIQGFSLLLWNIAHAVALWYTTVLIDRKQATFKNGIRSYQIFSLTVPSITELWTLIPTVISAINLLTPAFQTLDRKTEIEPDTPAVSDPERIKGRIEFQNVKFNYPLRPEVTVLNNFSLQIEAGTKMAFVGPSGAGKSSVLALLLRFYDPTDGKILIDKKEIREYNLRWLRTQIGLVQQEPLLFSSSIRDNICYGNEGASETEIVEVSKEANLHEFIGSLPDGYDTVVGEKGCQISGGQKQRIAIARTLLKRPAILLLDEATSALDAESEKTIVSALEAINLNSNSDLLSRTTQITVAHRLSTIINSDTIVVMEKGEIVEMGSHSTLIASSEGVYSRLFQLQSLSEK; encoded by the exons ATGGAGCTAACACGTTCCAAACCCCAAGATGAACTGATGCAGGTTGGAGAAGATAAACAAGTAAGCAAGGATAAgaagaaaaagttaaataatACAGTGGAGACTATGCCGTTTCATAAGCTTCTGAGCTATGCAGACGCATTTGATTGGACTCTAATGGCATTAGGGACGTTGGGTTCTGTTGTCCATGGCATGGCTCTCCCACTTGGTTATCTTTTGCTTGGCAAAGCACTTGATGCCTACGGTGACAATATCAAAAACACTGATGGCATGGTTGATGCCCTCTACAAG GTTGTTCCTTATGTATGGTACATGGCCTTTGCCACATTCCCAGCTGGAGTACTTG AGATTGGATGCTGGATGTATGCAAGTGAAAGACAACTTGTACGTCTAAGATTAGCATATCTAAGATCAGTTCTTAGCCAGGAGATTGGAGCGTTTGATACTGATTTAACAAGTGGGAAAATCATTAGTGGAGTCAGTAATCACATGAGTGTCATACAAGATGCTATAGGAGAgaag TTGGGCCACTTTATGGCAAGCATTTCAACTTTCTTTGCTGGGATTGTGATTGCTGCCATATGCTCTTGGGAAGTAGCTCTTCTTACTTTCTTGGTTGTTCCAGTGATTCTTCTAATTGGAGCAACTTACACCAAGAAAATGAACACCATTTCAGCTGCCAAAATGCTCTACCAGTCAGAAGCTACATTTATTGTAGAGCAG CAGGCAATTTCTCAAATAAAAACAGTGTATGCTTTTGTTGGAGAAAATTCTGCAATAAAGTCTTTCTCTCACTGCATGGAGAAACAGTTTTCATTAAGCAGAGTAGAGGCGCTAATAAAAGGAGTTGGAACAGGAATGTTCCAAACTGTGACTTTCTGTTCTTGGGCTATAATCATATGGGTTGGAGCTGTTTTAGTCACTGAGAAGAGGGCAAAAGGAGGAGATACCTTAGCCGCGGTCATGAGCATTCTTTTTGGAGCTAT AGCACTCACCTATGCTGCACCAGATTTGCAAATCTTCAATCAGGCAAAAGCAGCTGGAAATGAAGTTTTCAAAGTGATTCAGAGGAAGCCAGTTATAAGCTATGAAGCTCAAGGCAAAACAATTGAGAGAGTTGAAGGCAACATTGAAATACAAAACATCTACTTTTCCTACCCATCAAGGCCAGGAAAAGCAGTTCTTGAAAGCTTTTCGTTATCGATTCCAGCCGGAAAGACAGTAGCTTTGGTGGGTAGCAGTGGTTGTGGAAAGAGTACTATAATCTCACTAGTTGCCAGATTCTATGATCCCTCAAAAG GGAAAATTCTGATAGATAACCATGACATAAAGGATTTGGATTTGAAGTTCGTAAGGAAAAATATTGGAGCAGTTTCCCAAGAACCGTCACTTTTTTCAGGCACTATTAAGGATAATTTGAAGGTAGGAAATATGGATGCAGATGACAAGCAGATTCAGGAAGCAGCTGAGATGGCAAATGCATATACTTTTATATCACAACTTCCAGATCAGTACTCAACAGAG GTAGGACAAAGGGGAGTCCAATTGTCAGGAGGCCAAAAGCAGAGAATAGCCATAGCAAGAGCTATTCTCAAAAACCCTCCAATCCTAACTCTTGATGAAGCTACAAGTGCACTTGATTCAGAGTCAGAGAAGCTGGTTCAAAATGCACTTGAGAAGGCCATGCAGGGAAGAACAGTTATTTTGATTGCTCACAGGTTATCAACCGTTATCAATGCAGATATGATTGCAGTTGTTGAAAATGGACAAGTTACACAGACTGGAACACACCACGACCTGCTCGAAACCAGCATTTTCTACAAGAACTTGTTCAACATGCAGAATCTGAACCAAGTTAGTGAAACAAG AGTTTCAAATCCATCTGAAGAACCTGAAAATAGCCAACATGAGGTATCATCAGAGAAAGATATTGGACAAAGTAAGGAAAGCATAGATCCTGCAAAGACAATCATTACCAAGCAACCAAAGCAAGAGAAGCAGGAAAGGCAAAGGAAAACAGCTATATTGTTCAGAATCTGGTTTGCCATGAGAAAGAAGGAACTTGTAAAGATTGCTTTTGGTTCATTTGCAGCAGCTTTCTCTGGAATCTCAAAgcctttttttgggtatttcatTATCACAATAGGAGTGGCATATTATGGAAACAATGCAAGGAGAGAGGTTGGATTGTATTCAATTATCTTTTCTATGATTGGATTGCTCTCATTATTCTCTCACACTTTGCAACATTACTTCTTTGGAGTGGTAGGAGAGAAGGCAATGACTAACCTCAGAAGAGCACTATATTCAG GTGTACTATGCAACGAGATAGcatggtttgagaaaccagagaACAGAATTGGATTACTTACTTCTCGGATCATCAGTGACACATCAATGGTCAAGACAGTAATTGCAGATCGAATGGCGGTAATTGTACAATGCATCTCCTCCATACTGATTGCAACAATTGTCAGCATGGTTGTTAACTGGAGAATGAGTCTGGTTGCGTGGGCTGTGATGCCTTGCCACTTCATTGGTGGTCTAATTCAAGCTAAGTCTGCTAAAGGATTTTCAGGCGACTCGGCTGCTTCCCATTATGAACTTGTTGCTCTTGTTTCTGAATCTGCAACCAACATAAGAACCATTGCTTCTTTTTGCCATGAAGATCATATACTCAAGAAAGCCAAAATATCTCTGGAAAAACCGAAGAGGAAGAGCAGGAAGGAGAGTTTGAAGTATGGAATAATTCAAGGATTCTCCCTTCTTTTATGGAACATTGCACATGCAGTTGCATTGTGGTACACAACAGTTCTGATTGACCGAAAGCAAGCAACTTTCAAAAATGGCATAAGATCATACCAGATTTTCTCTCTCACAGTGCCTTCAATCACAGAACTATGGACACTGATTCCTACTGTAATTTCAGCCATCAATTTACTAACACCTGCATTTCAAACCCTTGACCGGAAAACTGAGATTGAACCAGACACACCAGCAGTTTCAGATCCTGAGAGGATCAAAGGGagaattgaatttcaaaatgtgaaatttaacTACCCACTAAGACCAGAAGTGACTGTTCTCAACAACTTCAGTCTACAAATCGAAGCCGGGACAAAGATGGCTTTTGTTGGACCAAGTGGGGCTGGAAAATCTTCCGTCTTGGCCCTTTTGCTCAGATTCTATGATCCTACTgatggaaagatacttattgACAAGAAGGAGATAAGGGAATACAATTTGAGATGGTTAAGGACACAAATAGGATTGGTGCAACAAGAGCCACTTCTGTTTAGTTCCTCAATAAGAGACAACATTTGCTATGGAAATGAAGGGGCTTCAGAAACTGAGATTGTGGAGGTATCAAAAGAAGCAAACTTACATGAATTTATAGGTAGTTTGCCTGATGGATATGATACAGTTGTTGGGGAAAAGGGTTGCCAAATTTCAGGTggacaaaaacaaagaatagcCATAGCTAGAACCCTCCTAAAGAGGCCAGCAATTTTGCTTCTAGATGAAGCAACAAGTGCTCTTGATGCTGAGTCTGAGAAAACCATAGTGAGTGCTTTGGAAGCAATAAATCTGAATAGTAACAGTGACCTGCTGTCCAGAACAACACAGATCACAGTTGCACATAGGCTTTCTACAATAATAAACTCAGACACCATTGTTGTGATGGAGAAAGGTGAGATTGTGGAAATGGGTTCGCACTCAACCTTAATAGCATCATCTGAGGGAGTTTATTCAAGATTGTTCCAGCTACAGAGCCTATCAGAAAAATGA